The genomic DNA CATTGCACATGACGCGACGGCACCTGTTCGGACAGGCTTCGCTCGGATTGGGAACCGCAGCTCTGGCTTCTCTGAATATGGGAGGCCTCGCGATGGCCAGCAATAATGCCGGTCTCCCCGAGTTGCCTCACTTTGCTCCGAAAGCCAAGCGGGCCATTTATCTGTTCATGGCTGGAGCACCGTCCCAACTCGACACCTTCGATTACAAACCCAAGCTGAACGATCTGTTCAATGAAGATCTTCGCAAGATGCCTGATGTCCAGAAAGGACAACGAATCACAACGATGACTTCCGGTCAGTCTTCCCTGCCGATCGCCCCATCCAAATTCAAGTTTGCTCAATACGGCGAATCCCGCGCCTGGGTGAGCGACCTGCTCCCTTACACTGCGAAAATGGTTGATGATATTGCCATCGTGAAAACGGTTCATACCGAAGCGATTAATCATGATCCCGCCATCACTTACATCTGCACGGGAAATCAATTGCCGGGAAAAGCGAGCCTGGGTGCGTGGCTCAGCTATGGACTCGGTTCCATGAACGATAATCTTCCTTCATTCGTCGTAATGACTCCTACCTGGACAGGACGCCCGGAAGCTCAAGCGTTATACAACCGCTTGTGGGGTTCAGGATTTCTACCAACGAAATATCAGGGAGTTTCACTCCGCTCGCAAGGTGATCCTGTCCTGTTTCTTTCAAATCCTCCGGGGATTGATCGGGAAACTCGCCGCAGCATGTTGGATCGGGCGGCTGAGTTGAATCGCCAAACTTACGAATCGTGGGGCGATCCCCAAACGCGTGCCCGTGTGGAACAGGCAGAGATGGCATTTCGGATGCAGGCCTCTGTTCCCGATCTCGTCGATATTTCCGGGGAGACAAAAGAGACTCTCGAAATGTATGGCGACGAAGTGACCAAGCCGGGCACCTTCGCAGCGAGTTGTTTGCTGGCTCGTCGCATGGCTGAGCGGGATGTCCGTTTTGTGCAGATCTTCCATCGAGGTTGGGACCAACATGCAAACATGGCCCGCGATCTGCCGAATCAATGTCACGATATCGATCAGCCAGCCTGGGCATTGATTCAGGATCTGAAACAGCGGGGCATGCTTGACGATACGCTCGTGGTTTGGGGCGGGGAATTCGGTAGAACGGTTTATTGCCAGGGGAAGTTGACGCGAGAAAATTATGGTCGCGATCATCACCCCAGAAACTTTTGTGTCTGGCTGGCCGGCGGAGGTGTTAAGCCCGGTGTTGTTTATGGCGAAACCGATGACTTCAGTTACAACGCAATTGAAAATCCCGTTCACATTCACGATTTGAATGCGACAATCCTCCGCTGTATGGGGATCGACAATTCCCGATTCACTTTCCGAGCGCAAGGTCTGGATGTGCGTTTGACTGGAGTCGAAGAACATCATCCTGTCGAAGGGATCATGAAATCGTGAATCCGCAGAATTTGAATTCGGATTTGTCCATTCGCCCCTGGAAATTTGGTAAGCGTGAGTATCAGCTAGGCAAACATCCGCTCATCATGGGAATTGTCAATGTGACTCCCGACAGCTTTTCGGATGGCGGGCAATTTCTGCAAACACAGTCAGCCGTTGAGCATGCCCTGCAATTGGTCGAAGAGGGTGCAGACTTCCTCGATATCGGTGGTGAATCGACTCGTCCGGGAGCAGAGCCTGTTTCGACCGAAGACGAGATCAGTCGAGTTTTGCCAGTCGTTGAAGCACTGTCGGGGAAAACAGCGATTCCGATTTCCATCGACACAACCAAAGCCGAAGTTGCTCAGGCCTGTTTGTCTGCAGGAGCGGAAATCATCAATGATATTTCTGGATTGACTTTCGATGAACAGATGCCGGAAGTCTGCCGGGAAGCTGATGCGGGGATTGTCTGCATGCATATCAAGGGGACGCCGCAAACAATGCAGGAAAACCCGCATTATGAAAATTGTGTGCAGGAAATTGATGAGTGGCTGCAGGCTCGTTTGAAAATGCTCAACGAACAGGGAATCGATTCCACTCGACTTGTCCTCGACCCTGGCATCGGCTTCGGAAAAACCGCTGAGCATAATCTGGAAAT from Rubinisphaera italica includes the following:
- a CDS encoding DUF1501 domain-containing protein, which encodes MNPIPMRDEFNRALHMTRRHLFGQASLGLGTAALASLNMGGLAMASNNAGLPELPHFAPKAKRAIYLFMAGAPSQLDTFDYKPKLNDLFNEDLRKMPDVQKGQRITTMTSGQSSLPIAPSKFKFAQYGESRAWVSDLLPYTAKMVDDIAIVKTVHTEAINHDPAITYICTGNQLPGKASLGAWLSYGLGSMNDNLPSFVVMTPTWTGRPEAQALYNRLWGSGFLPTKYQGVSLRSQGDPVLFLSNPPGIDRETRRSMLDRAAELNRQTYESWGDPQTRARVEQAEMAFRMQASVPDLVDISGETKETLEMYGDEVTKPGTFAASCLLARRMAERDVRFVQIFHRGWDQHANMARDLPNQCHDIDQPAWALIQDLKQRGMLDDTLVVWGGEFGRTVYCQGKLTRENYGRDHHPRNFCVWLAGGGVKPGVVYGETDDFSYNAIENPVHIHDLNATILRCMGIDNSRFTFRAQGLDVRLTGVEEHHPVEGIMKS
- the folP gene encoding dihydropteroate synthase, which encodes MNPQNLNSDLSIRPWKFGKREYQLGKHPLIMGIVNVTPDSFSDGGQFLQTQSAVEHALQLVEEGADFLDIGGESTRPGAEPVSTEDEISRVLPVVEALSGKTAIPISIDTTKAEVAQACLSAGAEIINDISGLTFDEQMPEVCREADAGIVCMHIKGTPQTMQENPHYENCVQEIDEWLQARLKMLNEQGIDSTRLVLDPGIGFGKTAEHNLEILSSIKQLRKSGRPVLIGHSRKRFLKKVLNREMEERLAGTIGVAIALAEQQTDIIRVHDVAAIQDALLAWKTVREWQQ